The Amaranthus tricolor cultivar Red isolate AtriRed21 chromosome 2, ASM2621246v1, whole genome shotgun sequence genome contains the following window.
atatatatatatatatatatatatatatatatactccctccaattcaatttagttgtcccttttggtttgggcacaaatattaagaaaatgaagtAACTACCTAAAATAGTAGACCCATGTGCAATATTAggtgtttttaatattaagaattgtaggggaccacctaaaatagtagacTGATGTGCAATATTGGGTTTTTTTAATAGaagtattaagaaaatgaaCGGACCACCTACATACCATGTCCAATATTGACTGGAATAAGCTTGTCAGATTGAGTAAAATGTCCAATAACTTCATTTCTTGTTTTTGTCAATTATAATCTGACTATTGATTATCAGAAATCAATAGTAATGTATCATAGTTCaagcaaaataataataataataataataataataataataataataataataataataataataataataataatcataatcataataataataataataataatataagccCATTTAATGTCCGCATAGATCCCATATTAACCCGCtttatttatataaacaaaGAGTTCGTTTAAAGTTTGACTTATTTAAAGGTTATACATTTAAgagtcaaatttaaatttctatagGCCCTTGACCCGTCACTCATGTTTAATTGTAAGTTAAACTCTTTACATCACTAAGCTGGATGGGTCATTAGGTGAATaactattataaatttataaataattactacaattttaaaattatagtacAAATTCAGTGTGTGAGAAacatatttacatatttattttaaaatcgtaAACTTAAAATATAAGCATATCATTTTACTTTTATacgtataataatattaattggtTTTAATTTTCACCAACCAACATAAATGCATTACATATTGATATCAACATTGGTCCTTTGACATTTGCATATGACGCATATGAGGTTGTCCCATTGCAACACCAACGTCAGAATCAGCAGTTCTTTGTAGATTAACATTTCTATGTTGAGCCTCAGAAGTACACGCATAGAAAGCGTAAGAACTTAGGcttaaaattagtgtaattatACACCAAATAGCTGCCGCAAAGAAAAACCTTCTCTTTTCAACATAGCAGGTTGTTGAATGTTTACGTGATAAATAGTTGCTGTTGTTTAGAATAGCTGTGCCTATGAATTGTACAAATGCTTTAAAAAATGAAACCCTGCATTTATTCACGTGcgtacatatatacacacataaaaTTAGGTTTATTAGTGATAATCACAACATATGTGGTCTATTATATGAACCATAACAAATCAATGTATTTAGTTAAAAACCCAATTGATCTAATAGCTTAAGCTAATATTTGAGActcttatatattttatttactctATTACCTCCCTTCACATGACAGTTTCTTAGGATGGAAATAAATATTAATGCAACACATGTCCACCTCATATATAGtgttaaatatttcatttgaaatGATTTGAATTAGTGACCCATTTGTTATGTTGGCTTCTGAtttaccatgtcaagaaaccaacacaaccaaaaaacttaagctaatggttaaaGCTCCATGATGTGTTTTATGCTCTATCAATAATAACGTATATGAGTATTTTAAGTGTTGTTTCTGACATTTTAAGGGctctaagaaaaaaaaaaaaaagagtttctATAGAGGGTCGATTTCAGTCTTTAAAGGGTGTCTGAAGTAAAGTTACAATTGTAGGTGTTCTACGTCGTACATGCTGATAACATGCTGAATTGAGGTAATGGACCCCTTTCTCACTCTAGACCCTTGACAAATGTCTGGCCTTGAGTAATTTAGATCAGTGTCGGACCTTAGACTTGcctattttgttttattcaaaattaaatgaagGTATGTTCATTTGGGTCATCGGGTCAGGTGTTCCGGATACGTTAAAATCGAATGTTAtgttcacattgatttttacaacatattaaatttatttttacaacCTTAAAGTAATATACCGTAATTAGAAACATTGATAATTAAAAAACGTGAGTACCAGGACAAGACGAATAGAATAAGTGAAGGAATAGTAGTACGCCGAAAGCAGTTAGCACCAACACTGATTATAATCTGAGCAGTGAAAAGAAATATTGCTGCGAACACACACAAGACACTTGCTGGACTTCTTGGATACACACATGAACCGTCGTCTACGTTCCAACTAACATCTTCAGGCTGCCCATTTAGAATACAAATTGTGTAATGTGAGAGTTTTCACCGTCAATTAATTCTAGCAATTTTAATGTTACGGAGAGAATATATTTGTCAAGATCAAGTAATATGAATTGCTAATTACGGCCTTTTTGTATACAGATGATTTTTCAAATGTTATATGTATACAGATGAAATATAATTCAACGTAACAGATTGATTATGGGTTTAAATTTCCTCATATTCTCATTTTAAGTAGAATATTTATCACTGTGTATGAAAAAGACGTGTGTTTGCGTTATATTtgtaactcaaaaaaaaaattatgtaaaggGGCGTAATAGAGTAACTTATAATTATAAAGCTTCAAcaatcaatttaaacttttagttgaattaGTTCATTTAACATAAGTTAATTATTAAGTAGAAATgtatgataataaataaatgttacattatttaatattcCTATGCCCTACATGAAAGAAGTTAGAAATGCCTTCTAAAACCACAAACTTAATTAAGTACAAATAGATTTTAGTGTTTAGTTCACCTAAATATATCTTGTTGTAGATCAATATAAGTTTATATATAAGGATTGATAGATGTATGATAATAGATGGTTTAAATAGGCGATTACCTAATTATTCTCATAGGTTCATATAATTCTCTTTTAAGTTCCACTCAATACATAATGCTCTTTTATGAGAATATGATCAAGCTCTGAACAGGATTAAAAGACGacaacccatacccataaaaaagAATTCAGCCAAATAGTTCATCAACTTGAGAATAATATAgattatttagttattttaatgcatcaaaattataataatgaaaatactattgattatttatgtaaaaactTACCTTAATCCTTTTGGCATAAGCAATAAAAGTGAAAAGAACTGCTAATGCACCAAAAAGAATAGCAACAACAGGTACCAAAGCACCATTTCTCCCTGCCATATTTTTAAACAAGTTTTTGGAccctctttttctctctttaaagaattttttaaatttcgtttagataataattttaagaaattgaatgAGAAATGAGTTGGAAATTGAtgcatttatttataatattaaaaccACGTGGAATAATCTTTGCCATTGACACATTATCTATTGTAATAGAGTATCTAATAAGTCCAAGTCGAAAACTCGAGATTAGCATAGTGATTGAGAAATTCTATATTTTCTTACTGGTTGAAGATTATTTCTTTCActcatgtgataaaaatttaatttttactatttataCGAGGAATTAATTTTTATCAACTAATCTGTAGAGATTGTCTAACATATCCCGAATATTAAAAAATGTCCGAGTCAATGCATATGTCAACTTGCatatttcctttgttttttgGTTTGTCCATCTTAGTTAATAGCTAGTTTCACTACAAATAAATGTTGAAATGGCGATTCGGAAAAATGGGCTACGACACAGGGCCGTAGCCAGCTCGTCgcccaaattaaaaaaaaaatcagtggGCTACGGCACAGGGCCGTAGCCCCtattgaacattttttttttttgaattttttttaagtgggcGACGACTATGTGCCGCAGCCAGACTGTTACCTCTCTCCACTTCATTCGTGGAATTTTGTtgcattaaaaaaaactaattaataatacactaatatgattaatacgactaattatatactaattcgactaataaagaattagtaTTACTCTAATACGACtacacaactaataatatattaataagatACTGATtcgactaataatacactaatactactacaaaactaataatatattaataatgcattaattcgaataacaatatactaatatgattaataatatataaatattactcTAATATGACTacacaactaatataatttacaaatattacactaatacgactaattatatactaatacaattattacactAGTGGAATAAACCTCATTTATTACGGTTTTTTGGcaattatttgctgcgattttaacCCCAAGCAATACTGATAGCATCAAATGGAAAAGAGGAACAACAAAGCCAAACAAACTTTAGGATTCCTTTGCAATCAAACCTGATACAGCAACTTAGTCCATACCATAAAAATAACAactttactaattttatttaaacatatttttaaatttattgtcccaaaatattttccaaatatAATGTTTATAGTCTCTTAGACAAGCAACAACTTGTTTTACTAGTACTCcatatcattatcatcatattaatggagggtataatacTCCCAATTGGATCAATTACTCCA
Protein-coding sequences here:
- the LOC130806786 gene encoding uncharacterized protein LOC130806786; translated protein: MAGRNGALVPVVAILFGALAVLFTFIAYAKRIKPEDVSWNVDDGSCVYPRSPASVLCVFAAIFLFTAQIIISVGANCFRRTTIPSLILFVLSWVSFFKAFVQFIGTAILNNSNYLSRKHSTTCYVEKRRFFFAAAIWCIITLILSLSSYAFYACTSEAQHRNVNLQRTADSDVGVAMGQPHMRHMQMSKDQC